Proteins found in one bacterium genomic segment:
- a CDS encoding pseudouridine synthase, with protein sequence MNSIIYPIRINKYLRDKGFASRREADELISTGKVLVNGAVAKTGMLVHESDKIVLNQPHPKKYIYLAYHKPRGLPTQGLPGDKSVIVDWEKKGLFPVGRLDKMSEGLLILTNDGRVTTKILGGDAQFEKEYVATVRENLRAGIVGIFKKGMNTDALGKLLPANATLVDSHTIKIILHEGKRHQIRVMLGDLGYTITSLKRVRIGHISLGTIKTGETRPLSTNEIDELFA encoded by the coding sequence ATGAACTCAATCATCTATCCGATTCGCATCAATAAATATCTTCGCGATAAAGGATTTGCCTCACGTCGGGAAGCCGATGAGCTTATTTCTACAGGGAAAGTACTCGTCAATGGTGCTGTTGCAAAAACAGGTATGCTTGTTCATGAAAGTGACAAGATTGTCTTAAACCAGCCACACCCTAAAAAATATATTTACCTGGCATATCACAAGCCACGAGGACTCCCCACGCAAGGACTTCCGGGAGACAAAAGCGTCATTGTTGACTGGGAGAAGAAAGGGCTTTTCCCTGTCGGACGTTTAGACAAAATGTCGGAGGGGCTTCTTATTCTCACCAACGATGGCAGGGTGACCACAAAAATTCTCGGGGGCGATGCGCAATTTGAAAAAGAATACGTGGCAACCGTTCGAGAAAACCTACGCGCAGGGATTGTCGGAATATTTAAAAAAGGAATGAATACGGACGCACTGGGAAAACTCCTCCCTGCAAATGCAACCCTCGTTGATTCACACACCATCAAAATCATTCTTCATGAAGGAAAGCGCCATCAGATTCGTGTTATGCTCGGAGACCTCGGATATACAATCACATCACTCAAACGTGTTCGTATTGGGCATATCTCGCTTGGTACTATAAAGACTGGTGAAACACGGCCGCTTAGTACAAACGAAATTGATGAGCTTTTTGCGTAA
- a CDS encoding aspartate carbamoyltransferase, giving the protein MITQKYLILVGIVLVIIGGTLLYQEYSLSNKQVMVHEMGSRVMPFSLEKTTHVFKQLPDGGIEQVFVKDLTNTEQIDLVQAHLKYEVDNFRQGNFEDPMTIHGDNMPGVSDLRKGAAKITFTYHALPNGAEIVYSSKDPDLISAIHVWFDAQVKDHGRNAMEMR; this is encoded by the coding sequence ATGATTACACAAAAATATTTAATTTTAGTGGGAATCGTCTTAGTGATTATAGGAGGCACTCTATTATATCAAGAGTATTCTCTATCCAATAAACAAGTAATGGTCCATGAAATGGGTTCGCGCGTTATGCCATTTTCCCTTGAAAAAACAACGCATGTTTTTAAACAACTCCCCGATGGCGGTATTGAGCAAGTTTTTGTGAAAGACCTCACTAATACGGAGCAAATTGACTTGGTTCAAGCGCATCTCAAATATGAGGTGGATAATTTTCGCCAAGGGAATTTTGAAGACCCAATGACGATCCATGGCGACAATATGCCGGGAGTTAGTGATCTGCGTAAGGGCGCGGCAAAAATTACTTTTACCTATCACGCCTTACCCAATGGAGCGGAAATCGTTTATTCATCAAAAGATCCTGATCTAATTTCTGCAATCCACGTGTGGTTTGATGCGCAAGTGAAAGACCACGGACGAAATGCCATGGAGATGCGCTAA